From Actinoplanes oblitus, a single genomic window includes:
- a CDS encoding response regulator transcription factor, whose protein sequence is MTTTDPAGPARAGWPAAAAARVLVVDDEQPILEVLTATLAFAGFEVRTARSGAEAHRVVAGFRPQVALLDVMLPDVSGFELCRQLRQTYGDLGVLFVTARDAITDRLTGLDVADGYITKPFSIAEVIARLRVLLRRMRARQPGLPDPGVLHVGDLMVNENSHRVSRHGRPVDLTPTEFRVLALLLRHPGLVVSKQQLLSDVWGHQFGGPAAVEKVISQLRRKIGPGLLHTVRGFGYTVRDSAS, encoded by the coding sequence GTGACGACAACCGATCCAGCCGGGCCGGCTCGAGCCGGATGGCCGGCGGCTGCGGCTGCGCGGGTCCTGGTCGTCGACGACGAGCAGCCGATCCTGGAGGTGTTGACGGCCACGCTGGCTTTCGCCGGCTTCGAGGTCCGCACGGCCCGCTCGGGCGCTGAGGCTCACCGGGTCGTCGCCGGGTTCCGGCCCCAGGTGGCGCTGCTGGACGTCATGCTGCCCGACGTGTCCGGCTTCGAGCTGTGCCGGCAACTACGACAGACGTACGGTGATCTGGGCGTGCTGTTCGTGACCGCCCGCGACGCCATCACCGACCGGCTGACCGGGCTGGACGTGGCCGACGGCTACATCACCAAGCCGTTCAGCATCGCCGAAGTGATCGCTCGGCTGCGGGTACTGCTGCGCCGCATGCGAGCCCGGCAACCCGGCCTCCCCGACCCCGGCGTGCTGCACGTGGGCGATCTCATGGTCAACGAGAACAGCCACCGGGTGAGCCGCCACGGCCGGCCGGTGGACCTGACGCCCACCGAGTTCCGGGTGCTCGCTCTCCTGCTACGTCATCCGGGCCTGGTCGTCAGCAAACAGCAGCTGCTCAGCGACGTCTGGGGACACCAGTTCGGCGGCCCGGCGGCCGTCGAGAAGGTCATCAGTCAGCTGCGCCGTAAAATTGGACCGGGCCTGCTGCACACCGTCCGCGGGTTCGGCTACACGGTCCGCGACAGCGCGTCATGA
- a CDS encoding response regulator transcription factor, which produces MTTAKRPGPRQADESRPPAPGLTALRPARVLVVDDEGPIAEVLTAMLSFAGFSVRAAASCAQARTVAREFAPELAVLDVMLPDGSGLDLCLELRARDQDLAVLLLSARDGVEDKVAGLALGADDYVTKPFSTAEVVARLNVLLRRGLAATEAVLRLRVGDLELDEQTHHVARAGRAITLSPTEFRLLRFLMRNAELVLSRRQLLREVWGYEWGGETAVVEKFISQLRGKIDADGAVPLLHTVRGFGYAMREPVA; this is translated from the coding sequence GTGACAACTGCGAAGCGTCCCGGTCCCCGGCAGGCCGACGAGTCGCGGCCGCCCGCGCCCGGGCTCACCGCGCTGCGCCCGGCTCGCGTGCTGGTGGTCGATGACGAGGGACCCATCGCGGAGGTGTTGACCGCGATGTTGTCGTTCGCGGGGTTCAGTGTGCGGGCGGCGGCGAGCTGCGCGCAGGCCCGGACCGTGGCGCGAGAGTTCGCTCCGGAGCTGGCTGTGCTGGATGTCATGCTGCCCGACGGCTCGGGTCTGGACTTGTGTCTGGAGCTGCGGGCGCGCGACCAGGACCTGGCGGTGCTGCTGCTCAGCGCGCGCGACGGGGTCGAGGACAAGGTGGCCGGTCTGGCGCTCGGCGCTGACGATTACGTGACCAAACCGTTCAGCACCGCCGAGGTGGTCGCCCGGCTGAACGTGCTGCTGCGGCGCGGCCTCGCGGCGACTGAGGCGGTCTTGCGTCTGCGAGTCGGCGATCTCGAGCTGGACGAGCAGACTCACCATGTGGCTCGCGCCGGTCGGGCGATCACCCTGTCGCCCACGGAGTTCCGGCTGCTGCGCTTTCTCATGCGTAACGCCGAGCTGGTCCTGTCGCGCCGGCAGCTCCTGCGCGAGGTGTGGGGGTATGAGTGGGGCGGCGAGACCGCGGTGGTGGAGAAGTTCATCAGCCAGCTGCGCGGCAAGATCGACGCGGATGGCGCGGTGCCGCTGTTGCACACGGTGCGCGGTTTCGGGTACGCGATGCGCGAGCCCGTCGCGTGA
- a CDS encoding MMPL family transporter — protein sequence MTDILHRLGRFCARHARAVTLAWIVVALVVIVAGNRFGGGNADAIAVEGSDSAVAQTLLDREFPGKSVDPSFVVVEAPTGKLTDKVYADALRSTAEKIREISGVSLVSVPPVTGDASLSADGRIGYLTVTPESDSAATVELAGQVRDATSPAGAAGLDVSIGGQLGQQLSKSPVHTSELIGIVVAIIVMLLAFGSAVAMGVPIITAVLSVGGGLALLKLLGDTVDIPTVAATLATMIGLGVGIDYGLFLVVRFRRLLADGLSPEEAAGRTAATSGGAIVFAAGTVIIAVCGLALSGVSFVGWLGYSAAIVVAVSLGSAITLTPALLGWLGPRVNRLSLPSRRRGTAADPEELDNTVWARLALRVARRPLVTALAATAVLLALSAPVLGLRLGQMDAGRLPASTESRRSYDALAEGFGPGANGPLRVVVEMFDPATAPAGAKTGDGKDPRAQDPRLVTLGTTLSGTPGVRQVSDPVISADSAVAVFSVTEQTSPSDERTVDLVDQLRDTTLPHALAGKGAEAHVGGLTATKADLAERISQRLPLLIGAVVVFACVLVLLAFRSLWLAAKAAAMNLISIAAAYGVVVAVFQWGWGVRLLGLDGPVPIESYVPMMMFAILFGLSMDYEVFLLTSVQEHWHTTRDNPRAVRLGLADTGKIISSAALIMVAVFASFLINANPIVKMFGLGLSVAVAVDATVVRCLLVPAVMVLIGERQWRLPTLLDRLLPKISIEADPAAFDRQASRDPRRTTRPLTPAARPPSRQE from the coding sequence ATGACCGACATCCTTCATCGGCTGGGCCGGTTCTGCGCCCGCCATGCCCGGGCGGTGACCCTCGCCTGGATCGTGGTGGCCCTCGTCGTGATCGTGGCGGGCAACCGCTTCGGCGGCGGCAACGCCGACGCCATCGCCGTCGAGGGCAGCGACAGCGCGGTGGCGCAAACGCTGCTGGACCGCGAGTTCCCCGGCAAGTCGGTCGACCCGAGCTTCGTCGTGGTGGAGGCACCGACGGGCAAGCTGACCGACAAGGTGTACGCCGACGCGCTGCGCAGCACCGCCGAGAAGATCCGTGAGATCTCCGGTGTCAGCCTGGTCAGTGTCCCGCCGGTGACCGGTGACGCGTCGCTGAGCGCCGACGGCCGCATCGGCTACCTCACCGTGACCCCGGAGTCGGACTCCGCCGCTACCGTCGAGCTCGCGGGGCAGGTGCGCGACGCGACCTCCCCGGCCGGCGCCGCCGGTCTGGACGTCTCCATCGGCGGGCAACTCGGTCAGCAACTGTCCAAGAGCCCGGTGCACACCAGCGAGCTCATCGGCATCGTGGTGGCGATCATCGTCATGCTGCTGGCCTTCGGGTCGGCTGTCGCCATGGGCGTTCCGATCATCACCGCGGTCCTGTCCGTCGGCGGCGGCCTCGCGCTGCTGAAGCTGCTGGGCGACACGGTCGACATCCCCACGGTCGCCGCCACCCTGGCGACCATGATCGGCCTGGGCGTCGGCATCGACTACGGCCTGTTCCTGGTGGTCCGTTTCCGGCGCCTGCTCGCCGACGGCCTCTCGCCCGAGGAAGCGGCCGGTCGCACCGCGGCGACCTCCGGTGGGGCGATCGTCTTCGCCGCCGGCACCGTCATCATCGCCGTCTGCGGCCTGGCGCTGTCCGGGGTTTCGTTCGTCGGCTGGCTGGGATATTCGGCGGCCATCGTCGTGGCCGTCAGCCTGGGATCCGCCATCACGCTGACGCCGGCGCTGCTCGGCTGGCTCGGACCGCGGGTCAACCGGCTGTCCCTGCCGAGCCGCCGGCGCGGCACCGCCGCCGATCCCGAGGAACTGGACAACACCGTCTGGGCCCGCCTGGCCCTGCGAGTCGCCAGACGCCCGCTCGTCACCGCGCTTGCGGCCACCGCGGTGCTGCTCGCGCTCAGCGCACCCGTGCTCGGACTGCGGCTCGGCCAGATGGACGCCGGCCGGCTGCCGGCCTCTACCGAGTCGCGCCGCTCCTACGACGCCCTCGCCGAAGGGTTCGGCCCCGGTGCGAACGGCCCGCTGCGGGTGGTCGTGGAGATGTTCGACCCGGCCACCGCACCGGCCGGCGCGAAGACCGGGGACGGCAAGGACCCGCGAGCTCAGGACCCCCGCCTGGTCACGCTGGGCACCACTCTGTCCGGCACCCCCGGCGTCCGCCAGGTCAGTGACCCGGTCATCAGCGCCGACTCCGCCGTAGCGGTCTTCAGCGTGACCGAGCAGACGTCACCGTCGGACGAGCGCACGGTCGACCTCGTCGATCAGCTGCGTGACACCACGCTGCCACATGCCCTGGCGGGCAAAGGCGCCGAAGCACACGTGGGCGGGCTGACCGCCACCAAAGCCGACCTGGCCGAACGCATCTCCCAACGGCTGCCGCTGCTGATCGGCGCCGTGGTGGTGTTCGCCTGCGTGCTCGTGCTGCTCGCCTTCCGGTCGCTGTGGCTCGCCGCCAAAGCCGCCGCCATGAACCTGATCTCCATCGCCGCCGCCTACGGCGTTGTCGTCGCCGTCTTCCAATGGGGCTGGGGAGTCCGGCTGCTCGGCTTGGACGGGCCGGTGCCCATCGAGTCGTACGTGCCGATGATGATGTTCGCCATCCTGTTCGGGCTCTCCATGGACTACGAGGTCTTCCTGCTCACCTCGGTGCAGGAGCACTGGCACACCACCCGGGACAACCCCAGGGCGGTACGCCTCGGCCTGGCCGACACCGGAAAAATCATCAGCAGCGCGGCGCTCATCATGGTCGCCGTCTTCGCCAGCTTCCTGATCAATGCGAACCCGATCGTCAAGATGTTCGGGCTGGGCCTGTCCGTCGCGGTGGCCGTCGACGCCACCGTCGTCCGTTGCCTGCTCGTTCCCGCGGTGATGGTCTTGATCGGCGAACGGCAGTGGCGGTTGCCCACGCTGCTCGACAGGCTGCTGCCCAAGATCTCCATCGAGGCCGACCCGGCGGCGTTCGACCGGCAGGCGTCGCGGGACCCGAGGCGAACGACTCGCCCGCTGACACCGGCCGCGAGGCCGCCTTCGCGGCAGGAGTGA
- a CDS encoding SigE family RNA polymerase sigma factor → MKEDSSSGRSERDEQFHEFVADRRKWLLQTARLLTAGDPHLAEDLVQTALTKLYVSWAAFRRADNPDGYLRRVLVNAFLRERRRSWWRFERPSDRLPDRADTQSAPVDLDPELSRALGQLPRRMRAAVILRFFHELDVTETAAALGCSTGTVKSQTSRALDKLRVALDQPAAPRNPPAPTARSQEQELIR, encoded by the coding sequence GTGAAAGAGGACAGCAGCTCGGGCAGGTCCGAGCGTGACGAGCAGTTCCACGAATTCGTGGCCGATCGGCGTAAGTGGCTGCTGCAGACCGCGCGGCTGCTGACGGCCGGCGATCCGCACCTGGCGGAGGATCTCGTGCAGACGGCACTGACCAAGCTCTACGTCTCCTGGGCGGCATTCCGGCGGGCGGACAACCCGGACGGCTACCTGCGCCGGGTGCTGGTCAACGCTTTCCTCAGGGAACGCCGTCGATCGTGGTGGCGATTCGAGCGTCCGTCCGACCGGCTACCTGACCGCGCCGACACGCAGTCGGCACCGGTCGACCTGGATCCGGAGCTGTCCCGCGCACTGGGTCAGCTGCCGCGGCGGATGCGCGCCGCGGTCATCCTGCGCTTTTTTCACGAGCTGGACGTCACTGAAACAGCGGCGGCACTGGGCTGCTCGACCGGAACGGTCAAGAGCCAGACCTCCCGAGCTCTCGACAAGCTACGGGTGGCGCTGGACCAGCCCGCAGCACCGCGTAACCCGCCTGCCCCCACCGCCCGATCCCAAGAACAGGAACTCATCCGATGA
- a CDS encoding RNA polymerase sigma factor: MASDAELIGRSLNGDVDAFVEVVGRHEAAVGSYLVRRVGRDAAEDLLGEVWVAAFESRRSYDRSYDDARPWLYGVALNRLRRFWRSRPPEDLVEDVTELASGWDPWSAVDLGMDAQAVLESALMRLKPEEREVLRLVAWEDLTAADAARALGMPAGTARRLLSQARAALREAPGVSALLKERNSAKEKHR; the protein is encoded by the coding sequence ATGGCGTCGGATGCGGAGTTGATAGGCCGGTCGCTGAATGGCGATGTCGACGCCTTCGTGGAGGTGGTCGGTCGTCATGAAGCCGCCGTCGGTTCCTACCTCGTTCGTCGGGTGGGGCGCGACGCGGCGGAGGACTTGCTGGGCGAAGTTTGGGTCGCCGCGTTCGAGTCGCGGCGATCGTACGACCGGTCGTACGACGACGCGCGGCCGTGGCTGTACGGGGTGGCGTTGAACCGCCTGCGCCGCTTCTGGCGGTCCCGGCCGCCCGAGGACCTGGTCGAGGACGTGACGGAGCTGGCTAGCGGGTGGGATCCGTGGTCGGCGGTGGACCTCGGCATGGACGCGCAGGCAGTACTCGAGTCGGCCTTGATGCGGCTCAAACCCGAGGAGCGGGAAGTTCTGAGGCTCGTCGCCTGGGAGGACCTGACCGCAGCCGACGCCGCGCGGGCGCTCGGCATGCCGGCCGGCACCGCACGGCGGCTGCTGAGCCAGGCCAGGGCGGCTCTCCGTGAGGCGCCAGGGGTGTCCGCGCTTCTGAAGGAACGCAACAGCGCGAAGGAGAAACACCGATGA
- a CDS encoding LmeA family phospholipid-binding protein has product MRKSWIILGVAVVLVGAGFAADRTAADRAADRLADRLRCVAGTDVDPKVSFGGVPFLTQWMRGTYSSVRVRAPRLAVGNFTAALDATAHEVRVPHGGPIQAKSLTADITVPYAGLGAAEAANGSPGDAPRDSADSTFGWDGDGKLTIGTNVRLLGRPRSVTVYATLTVAGTALTIQPTEVGIPLLGLRVSADRLGDRARVRTVDLPHLPAGLSYQGARAIADGLRLTITGSNLRTLPRGVDAPAGRCG; this is encoded by the coding sequence GTGCGAAAGTCATGGATCATCCTCGGTGTCGCCGTCGTGCTGGTAGGCGCCGGGTTCGCCGCTGACCGGACAGCCGCCGATCGAGCGGCCGACCGCCTCGCTGACCGCCTGCGATGCGTCGCGGGCACGGACGTGGATCCGAAAGTCAGTTTCGGCGGCGTACCCTTCCTGACCCAATGGATGCGCGGGACGTACAGCTCCGTCCGGGTCCGGGCACCCCGACTGGCAGTTGGCAACTTCACCGCCGCGCTCGACGCGACCGCACACGAGGTGAGAGTGCCTCACGGCGGCCCGATCCAGGCGAAGTCGTTGACCGCCGACATCACTGTTCCGTACGCCGGTCTCGGCGCGGCCGAGGCGGCCAACGGATCACCAGGTGACGCACCACGGGATTCCGCCGACTCGACATTTGGCTGGGATGGCGACGGGAAGCTCACCATAGGCACCAATGTGCGGTTGCTCGGTCGGCCTCGATCCGTGACGGTCTACGCGACACTCACCGTTGCCGGAACCGCCCTGACCATCCAACCCACCGAGGTAGGCATTCCCCTGCTGGGCCTCAGAGTCTCCGCGGACCGTCTGGGGGACAGGGCCAGAGTCCGTACAGTCGACTTGCCTCACCTGCCCGCCGGCCTCAGTTACCAGGGGGCTCGAGCAATCGCGGACGGTCTTCGGCTCACGATCACCGGAAGTAACCTCCGAACACTTCCACGCGGCGTCGATGCGCCTGCCGGAAGATGTGGTTAG
- a CDS encoding sensor histidine kinase has product MSLARLRGAGVWQGLRGRLLAGTLALLAAGLLIADVAAYTALRTFMGDRVDVTLASLADRINEQAGRGPDTPISWDTVRLLAPSTQYVAVVGDDGRTLVAHAAVSGREDLTPPVLPAPVRATAEPFTAPSAGKGPGYRLTVIALPGAAEGVTLTIDGMRVRPAALVVGVSLADVDATLHRLLIVEITASAAILTAGVLTAILVLRIGLRPLRTVADTARAIAGGQRGRRITVRHPQSEIGRVAAELNAAFSEREDAEDRIRRFVADASHELRTPLTTVRGWSDLYLSGGVADWEQADLAMTRIGEETGRMQQLVEELILLARLDARRPLELAPVDVGPVLRGLVADLGVVESERVISLRVEPPRAVVLGDEAALVQVLRNLLGNAVRYTPADSPIDIVVSGADTDLTISIRDHGPGLDPQSITRAFERFWRADGGRKANGGSGLGLSIAREITEQHRGTLALHDRRDDGGGLEARVTLPVHHDALSRTV; this is encoded by the coding sequence ATGTCGCTCGCGCGGTTGCGGGGCGCCGGTGTGTGGCAGGGGCTGCGAGGGCGGCTGCTGGCCGGGACGCTGGCATTGCTGGCCGCCGGGCTGCTCATCGCGGACGTGGCGGCGTACACCGCGCTGCGGACGTTCATGGGTGACCGGGTCGACGTGACGCTCGCCTCGCTGGCGGATCGCATCAACGAGCAGGCCGGCCGAGGTCCGGACACGCCGATCAGCTGGGACACGGTGCGCCTCTTGGCCCCCAGCACCCAGTACGTCGCCGTGGTCGGTGACGACGGCCGCACCCTAGTGGCACACGCGGCGGTTTCCGGCAGGGAAGACCTGACACCGCCGGTCCTGCCCGCGCCGGTCAGAGCCACCGCCGAGCCGTTCACCGCCCCCAGCGCGGGCAAGGGGCCCGGCTATCGACTGACCGTGATCGCCCTGCCCGGCGCCGCCGAGGGCGTCACGCTGACCATCGACGGGATGCGGGTGCGGCCGGCGGCTCTGGTCGTCGGCGTCTCCCTGGCCGACGTCGACGCCACGCTGCACCGCCTGCTGATCGTGGAGATCACCGCGTCGGCTGCCATCCTCACCGCGGGTGTGCTGACCGCGATTCTGGTACTGCGGATCGGGCTGCGGCCACTGCGCACCGTCGCGGACACCGCCCGGGCCATCGCCGGTGGTCAGCGCGGCCGACGCATCACCGTGCGGCATCCGCAGAGCGAGATCGGCCGGGTGGCGGCCGAGCTCAACGCCGCTTTCAGCGAGCGTGAGGATGCCGAGGACCGGATTCGGCGCTTCGTCGCGGATGCCTCGCACGAACTCAGGACACCGCTGACGACGGTTCGCGGCTGGAGCGATCTCTATCTCAGCGGCGGCGTCGCCGACTGGGAGCAGGCCGACCTGGCGATGACGCGGATCGGCGAGGAAACCGGACGGATGCAACAGTTGGTCGAGGAGCTCATCCTGCTGGCCCGGCTGGACGCGCGACGGCCGTTGGAGCTCGCCCCGGTCGACGTCGGCCCGGTCCTGCGTGGACTGGTCGCCGATCTGGGCGTGGTCGAATCGGAGCGGGTGATCTCGCTGCGGGTCGAGCCGCCACGTGCCGTCGTGCTCGGCGACGAGGCAGCACTGGTCCAGGTGCTGCGCAACCTGCTCGGTAACGCCGTCCGGTACACGCCCGCAGACAGTCCGATCGACATCGTGGTCAGCGGCGCGGACACGGATCTGACGATCTCCATACGGGATCACGGGCCTGGCCTCGATCCGCAGTCGATCACTCGTGCGTTCGAGCGTTTCTGGCGCGCCGACGGTGGACGCAAGGCCAACGGCGGCAGCGGTCTGGGCCTGAGCATCGCCCGCGAGATCACCGAGCAACATCGCGGGACACTGGCCCTGCACGATCGGCGCGACGACGGGGGAGGTCTGGAAGCCCGGGTGACGCTACCGGTCCATCATGACGCGCTGTCGCGGACCGTGTAG